The following are from one region of the Coffea eugenioides isolate CCC68of chromosome 2, Ceug_1.0, whole genome shotgun sequence genome:
- the LOC113759371 gene encoding DAR GTPase 2, mitochondrial-like → MVARLATKGVSGEGGVLRDSSGVVLFGFSTPLGELTCIQAEIKSLLFGVQQCLLRGFLRIQVKVDSLVLVNILLRKSRCPWLIRLELDALVALQGLEWTVGHCYREANQVTDALAKEGARSEDTVLYSSPADLPRLARGALGLDRSQTPSIRIASHPNIYVLDTPGILPPEIFGDELCSKLALIGAIRDCIVGKNDLAHYFLAVLNLSQEYKKWSRFSAMENVRSSIYQEGELSESSHVDKRQYATDHTQDFIVNDVRRTLFEAVSTFSGDLENDKYLEQLIEVESRMLRNAFRITQSEVDGHTKVAIKLLDLYRTGRLGHYVLDDIPRIS, encoded by the exons ATGGTTGCTCGTTTGGCAACCAAGGGCGTTAGTGGTGAGGGTGGTGTGCTCAGGGATTCATCCGGTGTAGTGTTGTTTGGGTTTTCGACTCCGCTTGGGGAGTTGACATGTATACAAGCGGAAATTAAGTCCTTGTTGTTTGGAGTGCAGCAATGTCTCCTTAGGGGATTCTTACGGATTCAGGTGAAGGTGGACTCTCTTGTGTTAGTCAACATACTGCTCAGGAAATCGCGGTGTCCGTGGTTAATTCGGTTGGAGTTAGATGCATTAGTGGCGCTTCAGGGTTTGGAATGGACTGTGGGGCATTGTTATCGTGAGGCAAATCAGGTGACGGATGCGTTGGCCAAGGAGGGGGCACGGTCAGAGGATACTGTCTTGTATTCATCACCGGCAGATTTACCCAGATTGGCAAGGGGGGCCTTGGGCTTAGATAGGTCACAGACACCCAGTATTCGT ATTGCCAGTCATCCGAATATCTACGTCTTGGACACTCCTGGTATCTTGCCTCCAGAGATTTTTGGTGACGAACTGTGCTCTAAACTAGCTTTAATAG GAGCTATCAGGGACTGCATTGTTGGGAAAAATGATTTAGCTCATTACTTTCTTGCTGTTCTTAATTTGAGCCAAGAATacaagaaatggtcaaggtttTCTGCCATGGAGAATGTTAGATCATCAATTTATCAGGAAGGGGAGCTTTCTGAGAGCTCTCACGTGGACAAGAGGCAATATGCAACTGATCACACACAG GATTTCATCGTAAATGATGTTCGGCGAACTCTTTTTGAAGCTGTTTCAACTTTCAGCGGAGATCTGGAAAATGATAAGTATTTGGAACAGCTCATTGAAGTAGAGTCCAGAATGTTACGAAATGCCTTTCGTATTACTCAATCAGAAGTGGATGGTCATACTAAAGTTGCTATTAAATTATTGGATCTGTATCGCACAGGAAGGCTTGGTCATTATGTTTTAGATGATATTCCAAGGATTTCCTGA
- the LOC113759372 gene encoding MND1-interacting protein 1-like, translating into MAGSRKGKHKKKKEKSNPHKSKENNKQIDISDIKSELGHEKEGDKCDSKHTEDKQVEQLPTRLRNYSEEQINEIIFSLEELIQSLEQQLNDRINWILKKRREVKANMVSHTHELMKLSSEKEKREQPAKEKEELKTSMSKMMLNKEKVRGIATGQLDRLYEELGKVEAENLRLRAELTAIKLNESESKKNMKQAVKKEKEGVEEIESSKKHISKTKSLINQEKEKILQQEVGLKNVVQAQGEAKLKFKQEMEEREQPRILVLEEKKPTRIATEDRDRKLSSLEQELETERRCVIDDKERRMLEASHLKTQHLLASGVLEAGSSQNLAQAMLIPDHGSCIVCCKKEVSVLFMPCSHQVVCFNCSVIVGEYCPSCRVQIDEKYKIYGGTS; encoded by the exons ATGGCTGGCTCTAGGAAAGGAAAgcacaagaagaaaaaggagaaatcTAATCCTCAtaaatccaaagaaaacaacaagCAGATCGATATCTCAGATATCAAATCTGAATTGGGACATGAGAAAGAAGGGGACAAATGTGATTCTAAGCACACTGAAGACAAGCAAGTAGAACAATTGCCTACAAGACTAAGAAATTATTCTGAagagcaaataaatgaaattattttcagTTTGGAAGAACTCATACAAAGTCTTGAGCAGCAGCTGAATGATAGAATAAATTGGATACtgaagaaaagaagggaagtGAAAGCGAATATGGTTAGTCATACTCATGAGTTAATGAAGCTAAGTTcggagaaagaaaagagagagcaaCCGGCTAAGGAGAAAGAGGAACTCAAAACTTCTATGTCTAAAATGAtgttaaataaagaaaaagttaGAGGAATCGCAACCGGTCAGCTCGACAGGCTATATGAAGAATTGGGAAAAGTTGAGGCTGAAAATCTTAGACTTCGAGCTGAGCTCACTGCCATTAAATTGAATGAATCAGAATCAAAGAAGAATATGAAACAGGctgtgaaaaaggaaaaggaaggcGTTGAAGAGATAGAAAGCTCAAAAAAACACATTAGCAAGACAAAAAGTCTGATtaatcaagaaaaagaaaagattctTCAGCAGGAAGTGGGGTTGAAAAATGTTGTTCAAGCCCAAGGAGAGGCCAAG CTGAAattcaagcaagaaatggaagaaagagAGCAGCCTCGCATTCTAGttttagaagaaaagaaaccaacTAGAATTGCAACAGAAGATAGAGACAGAAAGTTGTCATCATTGGAGCAAGAATTAGAGACAGAACGTCGATGTGTGATAGATGATAAGGAGAGGCGCATGCTAGAAGCATCCCATCTCAAGACACAGCACTTGTTGGCTTCAGGTGTTTTAGAGGCTGGAAGCTCACAAAACTTGGCTCAAGCAATGCTCATTCCTGATCATGGGAGCTGTATTGTCTGCTGCAAAAAAGAAGTTTCTGTTCTTTTCATGCCTTGTTCCCATCAAGTTGTATGCTTCAACTGCAGTGTGATTGTGGGAGAATATTGCCCTTCTTGTCGAGtgcaaattgatgaaaaatatAAGATTTATGGTGGTACCTCTTAA
- the LOC113759373 gene encoding MND1-interacting protein 1-like, with product MAGSRKGKHKKKKEKSNPHKSKENNKQIDISVIKSELGHEKEGDKCDAKHTEDKQVEKLLYLKIEIAYEEACLIMSKMGYDTQTIEGALLRAGYIFGEPDIRSSIMKSTLTLINSSRQENGKVIFNEEQEPIFKTLAELIEFWVQDLVNLVERQRPGLSKSSAMQQILSSKLLAIEKTNQSLAPDRVEASSSSEVSGANQFDFDAFLKENALALKRLTGLTYTPELASQSEKNATSSASPQEQGQISLEDFEFDQISNPFEGFQGLCDETRLRNCSEEQKHEIIFSLEELIRSLEQQVEDRKNWALNKRRESRASLVSHSHELIMLSLEKEKREQLAKEKEELATSMSKMILKKENAQRTTMDQIDRLYQQLGKVQAENLRLRAELTSIELNESESKKNMKLAMKKEKEDLKKIENSEKHISKTNSLINQEKEKILQLEVELKNVVQAQEEAKLKFKQEIEEKEQARILVSEEKKLTRIAREYRDRKLSALEQKLEVERRRVMDDKERLMLEASILKTQHLLGSSVSEAESSQNLAQAMLIPDHRRCIICCRKEVSVLFLPCSHQVVCVGCSIIVGEYCPSCRVQITERYKVYSGTT from the exons ATGGCTGGCTCTAGGAAAGGAAAgcacaagaagaaaaaggagaaatcGAATCCTCAtaaatccaaagaaaacaacaagCAAATCGATATCTCAGTTATCAAATCTGAATTGGGACATGAGAAAGAAGGGGACAAATGTGATGCTAAGCACACTGAAGACAAGCaggtagaaaaattactgtaccTTAAAATTGAAATAGCATATGAAGAAGCATGCCTAATTATGTCAAAAATGGGATATGATACTCAAACCATTGAAGGGGCACTTTTGAGAGCAGGGTATATATTTGGTGAACCGGACATCCGAAGTAGTATCATGAAAAGTACATTGACTTTAATCAATAGTTCTCGCCAAGAAAATGGTAAAGTCATTTTTAATGAAGAACAAGAACccatttttaaaacattggccGAATTGATCGAGTTTTGGGTACAAGATTTGGTTAACTTAGTGGAAAGACAGCGCCCTGGTTTGTCGAAGTCTAGTGCTATGCAGCAGATTTTGTCAAGCAAGTTGCTTGCTATTGAGAAAACTAATCAATCTCTTGCTCCTGATAGAGTTGAAGCTTCTTCTTCTAGTGAAGTTTCAGGagctaatcaatttgattttgatgcatttttgaaagaaaatgctCTTGCATTGAAGAGATTGACTGGTCTTACTTATACCCCAGAGTTGGCAAGTCAATCAGAAAAGAATGCTACTTCTTCTGCCAGTCCACAAGAACAAGGTCAAATCTCCTTGGAAGATTTTGAGTTTGATCAGATTTCTAATCCATTTGAAGGGTTTCAGGGGTTATGTGATGAAACAAGACTAAGAAATTGTTCCGAAGAGCAAAAACATGAAATTATTTTCAGCTTGGAAGAACTCATACGAAGTCTGGAGCAACAAGTGGAAGATAGAAAAAATTGGGCTCTGAATAAAAGAAGGGAATCGAGAGCGAGTTTGGTTAGTCACTCTCATGAGTTAATTATGCTAagtttggaaaaagaaaagagagagcaaTTGGCTAAGGAGAAAGAGGAACTCGCAACTTCTATGTCTAAAATGAtattaaagaaagaaaatgctCAACGAACCACAATGGATCAGATCGACAGGCTATATCAACAATTGGGAAAAGTTCAGGCTGAAAATCTTAGACTTCGAGCTGAGCTTACCAGCATTGAGTTGAATGAATCAGAATCAAAGAAGAATATGAAACTGGctatgaaaaaggaaaaggaagaccTTAAGAAGATCGAAAACTCAGAAAAACATATCAGCAAGACAAATAGTCTGATTaatcaagagaaagaaaagattcTTCAGCTGGAAGTGGAGTTGAAAAATGTTGTTCAAGCCCAAGAAGAAGCCAAG CTGAAATTCAAGCAAGAAATAGAGGAAAAAGAGCAGGCCCGCATTCTAGTTtcagaagaaaagaaactaacTAGAATTGCAAGAGAATATAGAGATAGAAAGTTGTCAGCATTGGAGCAAAAATTAGAGGTAGAGCGTCGGCGTGTGATGGATGATAAGGAGAGGCTCATGTTAGAAGCATCCATTCTCAAGACACAGCACTTGTTGGGTTCAAGTGTTTCAGAGGCTGAAAGCTCACAAAACTTGGCTCAAGCAATGCTCATTCCTGATCACAGGCGTTGTATTATCTGCTGTAGAAAAGAAGTTTCTGTTCTGTTCTTGCCTTGTTCCCATCAAGTTGTATGCGTCGGCTGCAGTATTATTGTAGGAGAATATTGCCCTTCTTGCAGAGTGCAAATCACAGAAAGATATAAGGTTTACAGTGGAACCACTTAA